A genomic window from Cloacibacillus evryensis DSM 19522 includes:
- a CDS encoding hydantoinase/oxoprolinase family protein, with protein sequence MRKGQEARLKRLTIGIDVGGTNTDGVLYDTETRSILSSVKTSTDHADYRSSIETAVGRLLQSASPGEIISLNISTTLSTNALLEGKGAPVALALIGYEDFPHIKDEILREVSPAALLSARGGHNGWGKERQALDREALLRFAKENSGGYFAVSSLYSPRNPLHEMEAAGIIKAAGCAGVTCGHEMARSKLNSVKRTVTAFLNSSLMDVTERLIGGVEFCAASHGLRCPVMFLRSDSSLVCGQWCARFPLETVFSGPAASMRGAMLLGGVKNEDAVIADMGGTSTDIGVVRNGKALYSKEGAAIGNYRTMIPSLEINSIALGGDSSVKIGEDGRLAIGPERVQPYCRASAGEECGYTPTDALASLGIAGVGSSGRSLRASNEYGERLGLSAIEFARLVRKEVSERLREALAQSGKEARRICVGAPIAAFAGGDNCSVPDDAAIASAAGAASSSLSLDCTVSILHNFFDGNFYAFLPVSQIKGSDLESVLSRSRAALEKYLTEQAALMGFKDVSAGISEEYEYIGREKCLSSLAAITLSGKVIVHNV encoded by the coding sequence ATGCGGAAAGGACAGGAAGCCAGGCTGAAGAGGCTGACGATAGGCATCGACGTCGGCGGGACCAACACGGACGGGGTGCTTTACGATACGGAGACGCGGAGCATCTTATCCTCCGTGAAGACCTCCACCGATCACGCGGATTATAGGAGCTCGATCGAAACCGCCGTGGGCAGGCTGCTTCAGTCCGCCTCTCCCGGGGAGATAATATCGCTCAACATCTCCACCACTCTGTCGACCAACGCGCTGCTGGAGGGCAAGGGCGCTCCCGTGGCGCTGGCGCTCATCGGCTACGAGGATTTTCCGCACATAAAGGATGAAATACTGCGGGAGGTCTCTCCGGCGGCGCTGCTTTCGGCCCGCGGCGGCCACAACGGCTGGGGGAAGGAGCGCCAGGCTCTTGACCGCGAAGCTTTGCTGCGGTTCGCGAAAGAAAATTCCGGCGGCTATTTTGCCGTTTCGTCGCTGTATTCGCCGCGCAACCCACTTCATGAGATGGAGGCCGCCGGCATCATAAAGGCCGCCGGGTGCGCGGGCGTCACCTGCGGACATGAGATGGCGCGCTCAAAGCTGAATTCGGTAAAGCGCACGGTGACTGCTTTCCTGAATTCATCGCTGATGGATGTGACGGAACGCCTGATCGGCGGCGTGGAATTCTGCGCGGCCTCCCACGGCCTCCGCTGCCCCGTGATGTTCCTGCGCAGCGACAGCTCGCTCGTCTGCGGGCAGTGGTGCGCGCGGTTCCCGCTGGAGACTGTCTTTTCTGGGCCCGCCGCCAGCATGCGCGGCGCGATGCTGCTCGGCGGCGTCAAGAACGAGGACGCGGTCATCGCCGATATGGGGGGGACCTCTACGGACATCGGCGTCGTAAGGAACGGAAAGGCTCTCTATTCAAAAGAGGGGGCCGCTATCGGCAATTATCGTACGATGATCCCTTCGCTTGAGATAAACTCGATCGCTCTCGGCGGCGACAGCTCGGTCAAGATCGGCGAAGATGGGCGGCTTGCCATCGGCCCGGAGAGGGTTCAACCCTACTGCCGGGCATCCGCGGGGGAAGAATGCGGCTACACGCCGACCGACGCTCTGGCCTCCCTCGGCATCGCGGGGGTCGGAAGCAGCGGCAGAAGCCTCCGTGCCTCAAATGAATACGGCGAGAGGTTGGGCCTGTCGGCGATAGAATTCGCGAGGCTCGTGCGCAAAGAGGTTTCGGAACGGCTGCGTGAAGCGCTTGCGCAAAGCGGCAAAGAGGCGAGGCGCATCTGCGTCGGCGCTCCGATCGCGGCCTTCGCCGGCGGAGACAACTGCTCGGTGCCTGACGATGCGGCGATCGCCAGCGCCGCCGGGGCGGCCTCAAGCTCGCTTTCGCTGGACTGCACCGTCTCCATTCTGCACAATTTCTTCGACGGTAATTTTTACGCCTTTCTTCCCGTAAGCCAGATAAAGGGTTCGGATCTGGAGTCCGTCCTTTCGCGGTCGCGCGCCGCGCTTGAAAAATATCTGACCGAACAGGCCGCGCTTATGGGGTTTAAAGATGTCTCGGCCGGGATCAGCGAGGAATATGAATATATCGGAAGAGAAAAATGCCTTTCGTCGCTCGCGGCGATCACTTTGAGCGGCAAGGTGATTGTGCATAATGTATAA
- a CDS encoding cobalamin-dependent protein (Presence of a B(12) (cobalamin)-binding domain implies dependence on cobalamin itself, in one of its several forms, or in some unusual lineages, dependence on a cobalamin-like analog.) has translation MIISLKDRIADILKETPLPKAKDVTDESHRLAAEINIGRTKFMDKYDVSSELEYKRRCVKEGRIMYHAHIGMNTWNETVIALGEVYDFAEKNGFVLDRAGICLDRRMSLPPELRKSAPQETGPYLETEGDWRQVGQAAPIQPHMGDFIIGFPASTVNAMAALRAGVTTVGNLSQFFAHEAPMWKRTDITTVETVKAIGIMGALREKGTLMHSYLDDGFGALFLDCATSAAWAYLERYIVEDLLGAKLAHCVGGLVSDPIKRTGWVFALDEIHDHDCIGSMFYGDTISASSVPEENRSLAAEYLIWDIMAQLECPTGHGLMPVPFTEALRAPSLEEICEIQQWAREMERIARRMHPHFDFTASRSFAASICAKGKGIFKNALDFFADCGVDTRDAVQLLYILKKIGPRAFEDELNPGARDKEKTSAGGEPIPNDIFTRTLEQVDTWRPHYESGEVREKLSGIKVLLASTDVHEHGLLLIDRLLTAAGALVDNIGAERNPDEVVSEAAKHRAEMVFISTHNGMALEYARNLLDEMEEEDYKVPVCMGGVLNQNTAEGTTPVDVSGELEGMGVTVVTDLRLLPERTAAAKKRVL, from the coding sequence ATGATAATTTCACTAAAAGACCGCATTGCCGATATATTGAAGGAAACGCCGCTCCCAAAGGCCAAGGATGTAACGGACGAATCACACAGGCTTGCCGCGGAGATAAACATTGGCCGCACCAAATTTATGGATAAATATGACGTTTCGTCGGAACTTGAATATAAGCGCAGGTGCGTCAAAGAGGGGCGCATCATGTATCACGCCCACATCGGCATGAACACATGGAATGAGACGGTGATTGCCCTGGGCGAAGTATATGATTTCGCCGAAAAAAACGGTTTCGTACTCGACCGCGCCGGTATTTGCCTCGACCGCCGCATGTCGCTGCCGCCGGAACTGAGAAAGTCCGCGCCGCAGGAAACGGGGCCGTACCTTGAGACCGAGGGGGACTGGCGGCAGGTGGGGCAGGCCGCGCCGATCCAGCCGCACATGGGAGACTTCATCATCGGCTTTCCCGCCTCGACGGTAAACGCGATGGCGGCGCTCCGCGCCGGCGTGACGACGGTCGGGAATCTTTCGCAGTTCTTCGCCCACGAAGCGCCGATGTGGAAGCGGACCGATATCACGACGGTCGAGACCGTCAAAGCGATCGGCATTATGGGAGCGTTGAGAGAGAAGGGGACGCTGATGCACTCCTATCTCGACGACGGCTTTGGGGCGCTTTTCCTCGACTGCGCGACGAGCGCGGCCTGGGCCTATCTCGAAAGATACATCGTCGAGGATCTTCTCGGAGCCAAGCTCGCCCACTGCGTCGGCGGACTGGTCTCCGACCCGATCAAACGCACGGGTTGGGTCTTCGCGCTCGACGAGATACACGATCACGACTGCATCGGCTCGATGTTCTACGGCGACACGATCTCCGCGAGCAGCGTGCCGGAGGAGAACCGCTCGCTGGCGGCCGAATACCTGATATGGGATATAATGGCCCAGCTAGAATGCCCAACTGGCCACGGACTGATGCCGGTGCCTTTCACCGAGGCGCTGCGCGCGCCGTCGCTCGAAGAGATCTGCGAAATACAGCAGTGGGCGCGCGAGATGGAGCGTATCGCCAGGCGCATGCACCCGCACTTTGACTTTACGGCGAGCAGATCTTTCGCCGCCTCGATCTGCGCCAAGGGCAAAGGCATTTTTAAAAACGCGCTCGACTTCTTCGCCGACTGCGGCGTGGATACGAGGGACGCGGTACAACTGCTTTATATCCTCAAAAAAATCGGCCCGCGGGCCTTTGAGGACGAACTCAACCCCGGCGCGAGAGACAAAGAGAAGACCTCCGCGGGCGGCGAACCGATCCCCAACGACATCTTCACGCGGACGCTGGAACAGGTCGACACCTGGCGGCCGCACTACGAAAGCGGCGAGGTCCGCGAAAAGCTATCGGGCATAAAGGTGCTGCTCGCCTCGACGGACGTGCACGAGCACGGCCTGCTCCTCATCGACCGGCTGCTTACGGCGGCGGGGGCGCTGGTGGACAATATCGGCGCCGAGCGCAACCCCGACGAGGTCGTCTCCGAAGCGGCAAAGCACAGGGCGGAAATGGTGTTCATCAGCACCCACAACGGCATGGCGCTGGAATACGCGCGCAACCTTCTCGACGAAATGGAGGAGGAGGACTACAAGGTCCCCGTCTGCATGGGCGGAGTGCTCAACCAAAACACCGCGGAGGGCACCACCCCGGTGGATGTGAGCGGGGAGCTTGAGGGGATGGGCGTGACGGTGGTAACGGACCTGCGGCTGCTGCCGGAGCGTACCGCCGCCGCAAAGAAACGCGTTTTATAA
- the dctP gene encoding TRAP transporter substrate-binding protein DctP codes for MLHRGFFKFLASPFALAVLVLLLCGARSAQAAPLVLKFAGQNPPDHFATVSMRDIAKEVEKNTNGRIQIKVFPANQLGDYSLVYEELVRGTIEMAAISFPSQFDSRMDLIYVHGYTGSYAQVAKVYAPNGWFFKKMDEFNKALGVKLLGMYLEGMVGMGTVKEMRDPLNPKVDHGVLLRIPNMDVFKTALEGSKYRTISIPFADVYQSMQTGVCDGDTGYSIVAAYTALGDVIKHWYNLNKNTECLGIMISAKVWDKLSNDDKKVLQAAVNKQTALSIKNAEANDKKFLELMRKKGIKVHTYTTEQLRPLMDAFAATWGQLDQSKGKELMDEFRKEMKRISDSTK; via the coding sequence ATGCTACACAGAGGTTTTTTTAAGTTTTTAGCTTCACCGTTCGCGCTGGCCGTCTTGGTACTGCTGCTTTGCGGGGCACGGAGCGCTCAGGCCGCTCCGCTGGTCCTCAAGTTTGCCGGGCAGAACCCGCCCGATCACTTCGCGACCGTTTCGATGAGGGACATCGCGAAAGAGGTTGAGAAAAATACCAACGGGCGTATCCAGATCAAAGTATTCCCCGCAAATCAGTTGGGCGACTATTCCCTTGTGTATGAGGAGCTCGTCCGCGGCACCATCGAAATGGCGGCGATCTCCTTCCCCAGCCAGTTTGACAGCAGAATGGACCTCATCTATGTCCACGGCTACACAGGCAGCTACGCTCAGGTCGCGAAAGTATACGCCCCCAACGGCTGGTTCTTCAAAAAGATGGACGAGTTCAACAAGGCGCTCGGCGTCAAACTTCTCGGGATGTACCTTGAGGGCATGGTCGGCATGGGCACGGTGAAAGAGATGAGAGATCCGCTCAACCCGAAGGTAGACCACGGCGTGCTGCTCCGCATACCGAACATGGACGTCTTCAAGACGGCTCTTGAAGGGTCAAAGTACCGCACGATCTCCATCCCCTTCGCGGACGTCTACCAGTCGATGCAGACAGGAGTCTGCGACGGCGACACCGGATACTCGATAGTCGCGGCCTACACGGCGCTCGGCGACGTAATCAAGCACTGGTACAACCTCAACAAAAACACGGAATGCCTCGGCATCATGATCAGCGCCAAGGTCTGGGACAAACTCTCGAACGACGACAAAAAAGTCCTTCAGGCGGCGGTCAACAAACAGACGGCCCTCTCAATAAAGAACGCAGAGGCGAATGACAAAAAATTCCTCGAACTGATGAGGAAAAAGGGCATCAAGGTCCACACATACACGACAGAGCAGCTTCGCCCGCTCATGGACGCCTTCGCGGCGACATGGGGCCAGCTCGATCAGTCAAAGGGCAAAGAGCTGATGGACGAATTCCGCAAAGAGATGAAGAGGATATCCGACAGCACCAAATAA
- a CDS encoding sugar diacid recognition domain-containing protein, translated as MLSKYAQEISEYLSSMMGRSIIITDINGIIIGSPAKERIGDFHPSSIPCVKYKKMSFDDAKAAKELGVWYPGSTVPLFYNGRVIGTAAIAGEPEVVMQFSLLVKNQIESMLREKILSPSLSSPQKKINELVRDIGVFDPNRDDHALLTKRAEQFGIELDQPHGVIAVFFSNFRGLGLEKNPVKISYESYSDPIEDEIDYSSMHGRVIVLLREIFPDPQNIIASVARDRFVVIRPCDIDEKHLEEDIEASCESAGEIYNKLKDASLETIIGVGHPAHNLFELPNAYRNAWDVVGIAEKLSMPPGAYTFDRLLLEEMLISVKPHFSLRFIEKRLAALGGDGDAHDLLDTFKVYCESFFSKQQAAEKLHLHRNTLSYRLQKIEERLGISMQDFKQVMAYYLALYMKELGNRGGSR; from the coding sequence ATGCTGTCAAAATATGCGCAGGAAATTTCGGAATACCTGAGCTCGATGATGGGCCGCAGCATAATCATCACGGACATCAACGGGATCATAATCGGCTCTCCGGCGAAGGAGAGGATAGGGGACTTCCACCCCTCGTCTATCCCTTGCGTAAAATATAAGAAGATGAGCTTCGACGACGCGAAGGCGGCCAAGGAGCTTGGAGTGTGGTACCCCGGGTCGACGGTGCCGCTGTTTTATAACGGCAGGGTGATAGGCACCGCCGCGATAGCCGGCGAGCCGGAGGTCGTAATGCAGTTCTCGCTGCTTGTGAAGAACCAGATAGAGAGCATGCTGCGCGAGAAGATACTCTCCCCGTCGCTGAGCTCTCCGCAGAAGAAGATAAACGAGCTCGTCCGCGATATCGGCGTGTTTGATCCGAACCGTGACGATCACGCCCTGCTCACCAAGCGCGCCGAACAGTTCGGCATAGAGCTCGATCAGCCGCACGGCGTGATCGCGGTCTTCTTTTCAAACTTCCGCGGCCTCGGCCTGGAAAAAAACCCGGTGAAGATATCCTATGAGAGTTATTCCGATCCGATAGAGGACGAGATAGATTACTCCTCGATGCACGGGCGCGTCATCGTACTGCTGCGGGAGATTTTCCCCGATCCGCAGAACATCATTGCGAGCGTGGCGCGGGATCGTTTTGTCGTGATACGGCCCTGCGACATCGATGAAAAACATCTTGAAGAGGATATCGAGGCTTCGTGCGAATCCGCGGGGGAGATATACAACAAGCTGAAGGATGCCTCTCTCGAAACGATAATCGGCGTGGGGCATCCCGCGCACAACCTCTTTGAATTGCCCAACGCCTACCGCAACGCCTGGGACGTCGTCGGCATTGCCGAAAAGCTGTCCATGCCTCCGGGAGCCTACACCTTCGACAGGCTGCTGCTGGAGGAGATGCTTATTTCAGTAAAGCCTCATTTTTCACTGCGCTTCATTGAAAAGAGGCTCGCCGCGCTTGGCGGCGACGGTGACGCTCACGACCTGCTTGATACGTTCAAGGTTTATTGCGAGTCCTTTTTCAGTAAGCAGCAGGCCGCCGAAAAGCTCCACCTTCACAGAAACACGCTCTCCTACCGTTTGCAGAAGATAGAAGAGCGGCTCGGCATCTCGATGCAGGATTTTAAGCAGGTGATGGCCTATTACCTCGCGCTTTATATGAAAGAGCTGGGCAACCGCGGCGGCAGCCGCTGA
- a CDS encoding ABC transporter permease: MEFLTVVLAAAVRSGTPVLYASLGEVVSERAGVMNLGLEGIMLVGAYAGFAVTMATGDPWFGIAASFAAGCAITLIHAFLCITLMCNQVVSGLAMVLTGYGLSALMGRSAIGQTIQGMKQMNLPLLADIPFIGPIFFQHNAMVYLSYILVVFLCWFIFFTRPGLNLRAVGENPRAADAMGLSVTKLRYFYCVFGGGLAGVGGGYLSVVYAQMWIEGMTAGRGWIAVALVIFGLWNPARAALGAYLFGGVEALQLRLQAMGSTISTSLLMTLPYIMTIIVLTIVSVRAGKGRLLGAPAALGVPFRREDRE; the protein is encoded by the coding sequence ATGGAATTTCTGACAGTGGTGCTTGCGGCGGCGGTGAGAAGCGGGACCCCGGTGCTTTACGCCTCTCTCGGAGAGGTCGTTTCGGAGCGGGCGGGCGTAATGAATCTTGGGCTTGAGGGCATCATGCTCGTCGGCGCCTACGCCGGTTTTGCCGTGACGATGGCAACGGGCGATCCCTGGTTCGGCATCGCCGCCTCTTTCGCGGCGGGCTGCGCGATAACGCTGATACACGCCTTCCTTTGTATAACGCTGATGTGTAATCAGGTCGTGAGCGGCCTCGCGATGGTGCTTACCGGTTACGGCCTCTCCGCCCTCATGGGGCGCTCGGCGATAGGGCAGACGATACAGGGCATGAAACAGATGAATTTGCCGCTGCTCGCGGACATTCCTTTTATCGGGCCGATATTCTTCCAGCATAACGCGATGGTCTACCTCTCATACATCCTCGTAGTGTTTCTCTGCTGGTTCATCTTTTTTACACGCCCGGGGCTCAACCTGCGCGCCGTGGGGGAGAACCCGCGCGCGGCTGACGCGATGGGGCTCTCCGTCACGAAGCTGCGCTATTTTTACTGCGTCTTCGGCGGCGGGCTGGCCGGCGTCGGCGGCGGGTATCTCTCCGTGGTCTATGCCCAGATGTGGATAGAGGGGATGACAGCCGGACGCGGCTGGATCGCTGTGGCCCTCGTGATCTTCGGCCTTTGGAATCCGGCGCGCGCGGCGCTGGGAGCCTACCTCTTCGGAGGCGTCGAGGCGCTGCAGCTGCGGCTGCAGGCGATGGGCTCCACAATTTCGACCTCTTTGCTTATGACGTTGCCGTACATTATGACTATAATCGTACTTACGATCGTCTCTGTCAGGGCCGGCAAGGGGCGGCTCCTGGGCGCTCCGGCGGCGCTGGGGGTCCCGTTCAGAAGGGAAGACAGGGAATAG
- a CDS encoding ABC transporter permease yields the protein MIRLRFEPRLYNPPWVNVLIPVAAVIFGLFAGGVLFACLGVDPLRAYQEVIKGALGSSYGLSEIVTKAIPLTLTALGGLICYKMLIWNIGGEGQLCLGAIATVAVVRYFFVDNWAVMFVMMSAAGAVAGGLWCMLAGFLRARWNVNETITTLMLNYIGINLSEYFIYGPWKDPMSMGFPFTPNFPEAARLWIFGNTRIHGGIFIALAVALVFQVILKRSKWGYEISVIGENPRAARYAGINISRNILLVTFIGGAVAGLAGMSEMAGLYGRMSRGFSMGYGYTGILVAWLARLSPIYVPLVAFLMGVLLVGGDTLQVVMGLPLASLQILQGLILFSVLAAETLSRFKISMVHVEKESSALDGGRGKA from the coding sequence ATGATTCGACTGAGATTTGAACCGCGTCTTTACAATCCCCCTTGGGTGAACGTCCTCATTCCCGTCGCGGCGGTCATCTTCGGGCTTTTCGCGGGCGGGGTGCTTTTTGCATGTCTTGGCGTGGACCCGCTGCGGGCCTATCAAGAGGTGATCAAAGGGGCGCTCGGAAGCAGCTACGGACTCAGCGAGATCGTCACCAAGGCCATACCGCTCACTCTGACGGCGCTCGGAGGTTTGATCTGCTACAAAATGCTTATCTGGAACATCGGCGGGGAGGGGCAGCTATGTCTCGGGGCCATCGCCACCGTCGCCGTCGTCCGTTATTTCTTTGTTGACAATTGGGCCGTCATGTTCGTGATGATGTCCGCCGCCGGAGCCGTTGCCGGCGGACTGTGGTGCATGCTCGCCGGCTTTCTGCGCGCGCGGTGGAATGTCAATGAGACGATCACGACGCTGATGCTCAACTATATCGGCATAAACCTCAGCGAGTATTTCATCTACGGCCCGTGGAAAGACCCGATGAGTATGGGCTTTCCCTTCACGCCTAACTTTCCCGAGGCGGCGCGCCTCTGGATATTTGGCAATACGCGCATCCACGGCGGTATTTTTATCGCCCTCGCCGTCGCGCTGGTCTTTCAGGTCATATTGAAGCGCAGCAAGTGGGGTTACGAGATATCCGTGATCGGAGAAAACCCGCGCGCGGCGCGTTACGCCGGCATAAATATCTCAAGGAACATCCTCCTCGTCACCTTTATCGGCGGCGCGGTGGCGGGGCTTGCGGGAATGAGCGAAATGGCGGGGCTGTACGGGCGCATGAGCCGCGGTTTTTCGATGGGCTACGGATACACCGGTATCCTCGTCGCCTGGCTCGCGCGGCTCTCTCCGATCTATGTGCCGCTTGTCGCCTTCCTCATGGGCGTGCTGCTCGTCGGCGGCGATACGCTGCAGGTGGTCATGGGACTGCCGCTGGCGAGCCTCCAGATATTGCAGGGGCTGATACTGTTTTCCGTGCTTGCCGCCGAGACCCTTTCGCGCTTTAAGATATCGATGGTCCATGTTGAAAAGGAGAGCTCCGCTCTTGACGGCGGGAGGGGGAAAGCGTAA